From Lycium ferocissimum isolate CSIRO_LF1 chromosome 12, AGI_CSIRO_Lferr_CH_V1, whole genome shotgun sequence, one genomic window encodes:
- the LOC132039545 gene encoding uncharacterized protein LOC132039545 yields MEQNLPVIAKKFWNIVRVAFLMLRKSISKRKQLMLDLNLIMKRGKIASKAAIQNLMFHHMTHQWSSTNRRDKNLPFSPPHNNQYEFSCSDTPNNYQLPSFNFNKRNKNNNHFFVGNHEDDVVVVNAAVMKALEMIQSETTSPNPNYLPGFGRTPMVRQLRVTDSPFPINVEQDSRVDEAAEAFISKFYRNLRWQASPCA; encoded by the coding sequence GTGATAGCAAAGAAATTCTGGAACATAGTACGAGTGGCATTTTTAATGCTGAGAAAAAGCATATCAAAGAGGAAACAACTAATGCTTGATCTCAACTTAATAATGAAGCGTGGCAAAATTGCTAGCAAAGCTGCTATACAAAATCTCATGTTCCACCACATGACACACCAATGGTCTTCGACTAATCGCCGGGATAAGAATTTACCATTCTCTCCTCCACACAACAACCAGTACGAATTCAGCTGCAGTGACACCCCGAATAATTACCAACTCCCTTCTTTCAACTTCAACAAACGtaacaaaaataacaaccaCTTTTTCGTGggaaatcatgaagatgatgttgttgtggtgaATGCTGCTGTGATGAAAGCGCTAGAGATGATTCAGAGTGAAACCACGTCACCTAACCCTAATTATTTGCCCGGGTTTGGAAGGACACCTATGGTGAGGCAACTTAGGGTTACTGATTCACCATTTCCTATAAATGTGGAGCAAGATAGCCGTGTTGATGAGGCAGCTGAGGCATTTATTTCTAAGTTTTACAGAAATCTGAGGTGGCAAGCGTCACCGTGTGCTTAA